In Canis lupus familiaris isolate Mischka breed German Shepherd chromosome 24, alternate assembly UU_Cfam_GSD_1.0, whole genome shotgun sequence, a single genomic region encodes these proteins:
- the CDC25B gene encoding M-phase inducer phosphatase 2 isoform X1: MELPQPEPAPAPALSPVCLGRGAERPRHLLGLQTGAHGLVGSPERAAASSPVTTLTQTMHNLAGLGSETPKRQVGSLLTSLSLSRRRASESSLSSESSESSDAGLCMDSPSPMDPQMAEQTFEQAIQAASRVIRNKQFAIRRFQSLPVRLLGHSPVLRNITNSQAPGSWRKSEACGRAAQSSGEDKENVRFQKAGVWEHFRERRKGVCWDGSLAFDDTHPCCPQDGFVFKMPWKPPHPSHAHASAEWADRREAFAQRPNSAPDLMCLTPERKMEVEELSPPARCHFSLIAPRGASEEDDGFVDILESDLKDDNAVPPGMESLISAPLVKTSEKEEEQDLIMYSKCQRLFRSPSMPCSVIRPILKRLERPHDRDLPIQNKRRRSGTLPEEPREAEEPKARVLRSKSLCHDEIETILDSDHRELIGDYSKAFLLQTVDGKHQDLKYISPETMAALLAGKFSNIVERFVIVDCRYPYEYEGGHIKTAVNLPLERDAETFLLQSPITPCNLDKRIILIFHCEFSSERGPRMCRFIRERDRTANDYPSLYYPEMYILKGGYKEFFPQYPTFCEPQDYRPMNHEAFKDELKTFRLKTRSWAGERSRRELCSRLQDQ; the protein is encoded by the exons ATGGAGCTGCCCCAGCCGGAGCCCGCGCCCGCTCCGGCTCTCAGTCCGGTCTGCCTGGGCCGTGGAGCCGAGCGTCCCCGCCACCTCCTGGGCCTCCAGACGGGAGCTCACGGCCTCGTGGGGTCCCCGGAGCGCGCGGCCGCTTCCTCGCCGGTCACCACCCTCACCCAGACCATGCACAACCTCGCGGGGCTCGGCAG TGAGACCCCAAAGCGGCAGGTGGGCAGCCTGCTCACAAGCCTATCCCTGTCCCGGAGGCGGGCATCTGAATCCTCCCTGTCGTCTGAGTCTTCTGAATCTTCTGATGCAG GTCTCTGTATGGATTCCCCCAGCCCCATGGATCCCCAGATGGCAGAGCAGAC GTTTGAGCAGGCCATCCAAGCAGCCAGCCGGGTCATCCGAAA CAAGCAGTTTGCCATTCGACGCTTCCAGTCCTTGCCG GTGAGGCTTCTGGGCCACAGCCCTGTGCTACGGAACATCACCAACTCCCAAGCACCTGGCAGCTGGAGGAAGAGTGAGGCGTGTGGCCGAGCTGCCCAGAGCTCTGGGGAGGACAAAGAGAATGTGCGCTTCCAGAAGGCTGGAGTGTGGGAGCACttcagggagagaaggaagggggtgtGCTGGGATGGTTCTCTGGCATTTGATGACACCCACCCATGTTGCCCACAGGATGGGTTTGTCTTCAAGATGCCATGGAAACCCCCACATCCCAGCCATGCCCATGCTTCAGCAGAGTGGGCTGACCGCAGAGAAGCCTTTGCCCAGAGACCAAACTCAGCCCCTGACCTGATG TGTCTCACCCCTGAGCGGAAGATGGAAGTAGAGGAGCTGAGTCCTCCGGCCCGATGCCACTTCTCCTTGATTGCCCCCCGGGGGGCCTCCGAAGAAGATGATGGATTTGTGGACATCCTGGAGAGTGACTTAAAG GATGATAATGCGGTACCCCCGGGCATGGAGAGCCTCATTAGCGCCCCACTGGTCAAGACctcagaaaaggaggaagagcag GACCTCATCATGTACAGCAAGTGCCAGCGGCTCTTCCGTTCTCCATCCATGCCCTGCAGCGTGATCCGACCCATCCTCAAGAGGCTGGAGCGGCCCCATGACCGGGACCTGCCCATACAGAACAAGCGGAGGAGGAGTGGGACTCTTCCAGAGGAGCCACGGGAGGCCGAAGAACCT AAAGCCCGTGTGCTCCGCTCCAAGTCCTTGTGTCATGATGAGATTGAGACCATCCTGGACAGTGACCACCGAGAACTGATTGGGGATTACTCCAAG gCCTTCCTTCTGCAGACTGTGGATGGAAAGCACCAAGATCTCAAGTACATCTCACCAGAAACG ATGGCAGCCCTGCTGGCAGGCAAGTTCAGCAACATCGTGGAGAGGTTTGTGATTGTGGACTGCAGGTACCCCTACGAGTATGAAGGCGGGCACATCAAG ACTGCCGTGAACCTGCCCCTGGAAAGGGACGCTGAGACCTTCCTGCTACAGAGCCCCATCACACCCTGTAATCTGGACAAGAGAATCATCCTCATTTTCCACTGTGAATTCTCATCTGAGCGTGGTCCCCGCAT GTGCCGTTTCATCAGGGAACGTGACAGAACCGCCAATGACTACCCCAGCCTCTACTACCCTGAGATGTATATCCTTAAGGGCGGCTATAAGGAGTTCTTCCCACAGTACCCG ACTTTTTGTGAGCCCCAGGACTACCGGCCTATGAACCATGAAGCCTTCAAGGATGAGCTGAAGACCTTCCGCCTCAAGACTCGCAGCTGGGCAGGGGAGCGGAGCCGGCGGGAGCTCTGTAGCCGCCTGCAGGACCAGTGA
- the CDC25B gene encoding M-phase inducer phosphatase 2 isoform X2 — protein MELPQPEPAPAPALSPVCLGRGAERPRHLLGLQTGAHGLVGSPERAAASSPVTTLTQTMHNLAGLGSETPKRQVGSLLTSLSLSRRRASESSLSSESSESSDAGLCMDSPSPMDPQMAEQTFEQAIQAASRVIRNKQFAIRRFQSLPVRLLGHSPVLRNITNSQAPGSWRKSEACGRAAQSSGEDKENDGFVFKMPWKPPHPSHAHASAEWADRREAFAQRPNSAPDLMCLTPERKMEVEELSPPARCHFSLIAPRGASEEDDGFVDILESDLKDDNAVPPGMESLISAPLVKTSEKEEEQDLIMYSKCQRLFRSPSMPCSVIRPILKRLERPHDRDLPIQNKRRRSGTLPEEPREAEEPKARVLRSKSLCHDEIETILDSDHRELIGDYSKAFLLQTVDGKHQDLKYISPETMAALLAGKFSNIVERFVIVDCRYPYEYEGGHIKTAVNLPLERDAETFLLQSPITPCNLDKRIILIFHCEFSSERGPRMCRFIRERDRTANDYPSLYYPEMYILKGGYKEFFPQYPTFCEPQDYRPMNHEAFKDELKTFRLKTRSWAGERSRRELCSRLQDQ, from the exons ATGGAGCTGCCCCAGCCGGAGCCCGCGCCCGCTCCGGCTCTCAGTCCGGTCTGCCTGGGCCGTGGAGCCGAGCGTCCCCGCCACCTCCTGGGCCTCCAGACGGGAGCTCACGGCCTCGTGGGGTCCCCGGAGCGCGCGGCCGCTTCCTCGCCGGTCACCACCCTCACCCAGACCATGCACAACCTCGCGGGGCTCGGCAG TGAGACCCCAAAGCGGCAGGTGGGCAGCCTGCTCACAAGCCTATCCCTGTCCCGGAGGCGGGCATCTGAATCCTCCCTGTCGTCTGAGTCTTCTGAATCTTCTGATGCAG GTCTCTGTATGGATTCCCCCAGCCCCATGGATCCCCAGATGGCAGAGCAGAC GTTTGAGCAGGCCATCCAAGCAGCCAGCCGGGTCATCCGAAA CAAGCAGTTTGCCATTCGACGCTTCCAGTCCTTGCCG GTGAGGCTTCTGGGCCACAGCCCTGTGCTACGGAACATCACCAACTCCCAAGCACCTGGCAGCTGGAGGAAGAGTGAGGCGTGTGGCCGAGCTGCCCAGAGCTCTGGGGAGGACAAAGAGAAT GATGGGTTTGTCTTCAAGATGCCATGGAAACCCCCACATCCCAGCCATGCCCATGCTTCAGCAGAGTGGGCTGACCGCAGAGAAGCCTTTGCCCAGAGACCAAACTCAGCCCCTGACCTGATG TGTCTCACCCCTGAGCGGAAGATGGAAGTAGAGGAGCTGAGTCCTCCGGCCCGATGCCACTTCTCCTTGATTGCCCCCCGGGGGGCCTCCGAAGAAGATGATGGATTTGTGGACATCCTGGAGAGTGACTTAAAG GATGATAATGCGGTACCCCCGGGCATGGAGAGCCTCATTAGCGCCCCACTGGTCAAGACctcagaaaaggaggaagagcag GACCTCATCATGTACAGCAAGTGCCAGCGGCTCTTCCGTTCTCCATCCATGCCCTGCAGCGTGATCCGACCCATCCTCAAGAGGCTGGAGCGGCCCCATGACCGGGACCTGCCCATACAGAACAAGCGGAGGAGGAGTGGGACTCTTCCAGAGGAGCCACGGGAGGCCGAAGAACCT AAAGCCCGTGTGCTCCGCTCCAAGTCCTTGTGTCATGATGAGATTGAGACCATCCTGGACAGTGACCACCGAGAACTGATTGGGGATTACTCCAAG gCCTTCCTTCTGCAGACTGTGGATGGAAAGCACCAAGATCTCAAGTACATCTCACCAGAAACG ATGGCAGCCCTGCTGGCAGGCAAGTTCAGCAACATCGTGGAGAGGTTTGTGATTGTGGACTGCAGGTACCCCTACGAGTATGAAGGCGGGCACATCAAG ACTGCCGTGAACCTGCCCCTGGAAAGGGACGCTGAGACCTTCCTGCTACAGAGCCCCATCACACCCTGTAATCTGGACAAGAGAATCATCCTCATTTTCCACTGTGAATTCTCATCTGAGCGTGGTCCCCGCAT GTGCCGTTTCATCAGGGAACGTGACAGAACCGCCAATGACTACCCCAGCCTCTACTACCCTGAGATGTATATCCTTAAGGGCGGCTATAAGGAGTTCTTCCCACAGTACCCG ACTTTTTGTGAGCCCCAGGACTACCGGCCTATGAACCATGAAGCCTTCAAGGATGAGCTGAAGACCTTCCGCCTCAAGACTCGCAGCTGGGCAGGGGAGCGGAGCCGGCGGGAGCTCTGTAGCCGCCTGCAGGACCAGTGA